A portion of the Magnolia sinica isolate HGM2019 chromosome 17, MsV1, whole genome shotgun sequence genome contains these proteins:
- the LOC131230239 gene encoding ABC transporter F family member 3 has product MVEVASRVIHEVLGVRAQELDQPIIDYIVNVLADEDFDFGISGEGAFDAVGELLVNSGCVSNDSEGRLVCGKISEKFGKHGLVKDKPAVRSLATPLRMFDGMDEEEAPKKQPEVLDGPVLSERDRAKIERKKRKDERQREAQFQMHLAEMEAVKAGMPVVCVNHGTGEGGPVTKDIHMENFNISVGGRDLIQEGTVTLSFGRHYGLVGRNGTGKTTFLRHMAMHAIDGIPKNCQILHVEQEVVGDDITAVQCVLNSDIERTQLLEEEARLIEQQRAIEFDSPTEKSNGQLNEAIDKDAVSQRLEQIYKRLEYIDAYSAESRAASILAGLSFTPEMQRKPTKAFSGGWRMRIALARALFIEPDLLLLDEPTNHLDLHAVLWLETYLVKWPKTFIVVSHAREFLNTVVTDILHLHGQKLVSYKGDYDTFERTREEQQKNQQKAFDSNERTKAHMQAFIDKFRYNAKRASLVQSRIKALERMGHVDEVVNDPDYKFEFPTPDDRPGLPIISFSDASFGYPGGPLLFKNLNFGIDLDSRIAMVGPNGIGKSTILKLISGELQPSSGTVFRSAKVRMAVFSQHHVDGLDLSSNPLFYMMRCYPGVPEQKLRAHLGSFGVTGNLALQPMYTLSGGQKSRVAFAKITFKKPHIILLDEPSNHLDLDAVEALIQGLVLFQGGVLMVSHDEHLISGSVGELWAVSEGRVAPFQGTFQDYKKMLKSS; this is encoded by the exons atGGTGGAAGTAGCAAGCAGGGTTATACACGAAGTGCTTGGTGTAAGAGCGCAGGAGTTGGACCAGCCCATCATCGACTACATCGTCAATGTCCTCGCAGATGAGGATTTCGATTTCGGCATCTCAGGCGAAGGTGCGTTTGACGCTGTTGGGGAGCTTCTCGTCAATTCCGGATGCGTCTCCAACGATTCCGAGGGCCGTTTG GTTTGCGGAAAGATCTCCGAGAAATTTGGAAAGCATGGGTTGGTTAAAGACAAACCAGCTGTACGAAGTCTCGCAACGCCTTTGAGAATGTTTGACGGGATGGATGAAGAGGAAGCTCCAAAGAAACAACCGGAGGTGCTTGATGGCCCCGTTCTATCTGAACGCGATCGAGCAAAGattgaaagaaagaagagaaaggatgAACGGCAGAGAGAG GCCCAATTTCAAATGCATTTGGCGGAGATGGAAGCAGTTAAAGCAGGCATGCCAGTTGTATGTGTAAACCATGGTACTGGTGAGGGTGGACCAGTTACCAAGGATATCCATATGGAAAACTTCAATATCTCTGTTGGTGGTCGTGATCTTATCCAAGAAGGCACAGTGACGCTTTCTTTCGGAAGACACTACG GTCTTGTTGGGAGAAATGGTACCGGGAAAACAACTTTCCTTAGGCACATGGCCATGCATGCAATTGATGGTATTCCTAAGAATTGTCAAATATTACACGTGGAGCAAGAGGTGGTGGGTGATGATATAACAGCCGTGCAATGTGTTCTTAACTCCGACATTGAAAGAACCCAGCTCTTGGAAGAAGAAGCTCGTTTAATTGAACAACAG AGGGCAATTGAGTTTGATTCTCCAACAGAAAAGAGCAATGGGCAGCTTAATGAGGCAATTGACAAAGATGCTGTGTCGCAAAGACTTGAACAAATATATAAAAGGCTTGAATACATTGATGCATATTCCGCAGAGTCTCGTGCTGCTTCTATTCTCGCG GGTCTTAGTTTTACTCCAGAAATGCAGCGAAAGCCGACAAAAGCTTTTTCTGGAGGATGGCGAATGCGAATTGCTCTTGcacgtgctctatttatagagccTGATTTGTTACTACTTGATGAACCTACG AACCATCTTGATCTTCATGCGGTTTTATGGCTGGAAACTTACCTTGTCAAATGGCCAAAGACATTTATAGTTGTTTCTCATGCTAGAGAGTTCTTGAATACG GTAGTTACAGATATACTCCATTTACATGGACAAAAACTTGTGTCTTACAAAGGGGACTATGATACGTTCGAGAGGACACGGGAGGAACAACAAAAAAATCAACAGAAGGCCTTTGATTCGAACGAGAGGACAAAAGCCCATATGCAG GCATTTATTGACAAGTTCCGTTACAATGCAAAACGGGCGTCTCTTGTTCAGTCAAGAATCAAG GCATTGGAGCGGATGGGTCATGTGGATGAAGTTGTCAATGATCCAGA CTACAAGTTTGAGTTCCCTACTCCTGATGATAGACCAGGCCTGCCCATAATAAGtttcag CGATGCATCTTTTGGTTATCCTGGCGGGCCTCTCTTGTTTAAGAATTTGAATTTTGGGATAGACCTTGACAGCCGCATAGCAA TGGTTGGACCAAATGGCATTGGCAAGTCAACTATACTCAAATTAATATCAGGTGAACTTCAGCCAAGCTCTGGAACAGTTTTTCGTTCTGCCAAG GTTCGAATGGCCGTCTTTAGTCAGCACCACGTTGATGGGCTTGATTTATCTTCGAATCCGCTTTTTTATATGATGCGCTGTTACCCA GGCGTTCCTGAACAAAAACTCAGAGCTCACCTGGGTTCTTTTGGTGTCACGGGCAATCTCGCGCTTCAGCCTATGTACACTCTGTCAG GTGGCCAGAAAAGCAGGGTTGCATTTGCAAAGATTACTTTCAAAAAGCCACACATCATTCTACTTGACGAGCCATCGAACCATCTT GATTTGGATGCTGTTGAGGCGCTGATCCAAGGTCTTGTCCTCTTCCAAGGAGGGGTACTCATG GTAAGTCATGACGAACATCTGATATCTGGAAGCGTCGGCGAGCTGTGGGCGGTGTCGGAAGGCAGGGTAGCACCGTTCCAAGGGACATTTCAGGATTACAAGAAGATGCTTAAGTCATCTTGA